The DNA sequence GCGGCGTGCGAAAGCTCTCGAACTGTGCCGCCAGCACCAGGAACACGATCAGCAGCGCCATTCCGAAGACCGTCGCGACGCCGCCCTGGTTTTCCTGGTAGTCCGCCGCCTGACCGCGCCAGACCAGCAGAGCGCCCGCCGGCAGCTCGGCCGCGGCCTGTTCGACAAGGGTGATGGCGCGGGCCAGGTCGGTCCCCTCGACCAGATCGGCCTCGGTGTTGACCGAAATCAGGCGGTCGTTCCGCGCGATCGACGGGACCGTGGCCCCGGTCGTGACGTCGGCAAAGGCCGACAGCGGGATCAGGTCGCCGCGCGTGTTGCGGATCAGCACGGACAGCATGTCCTGAACGCTGTCGCGGTCTTCGGGGGCCGCCTGCAGGATGACCGGGTACTGGCGGCCGTCGCTGGTGTATTCACCGACGGTGCGGGACGCGAACAGCACCTGCAGCGTCTGGGCCACGGTTTCGCTGTCCAGACCAAGGTCCTGGGCGCGGGTGCGGTCGATGTCGAGCGACGCGCCCGGCTGGTTGGCCGCGTAATCGACCTCGATCCCGGACAGGCCCGGCGCATCGGCCAGTCGGGCGGCCACGTCCTCGGCCCAAGCGGCGGCGCGGTCCAGGTCCGGCCCGCCGATGGACCAGCTGATGCTTCCGCTGCCGCCGCCAAGGCCCAGGCCACCCGACGGGCGGATCGAGGTCGACACCTCGGTCATCGCGGACAGTTGCGGGCGCAGGTCGGCCATGACCTCCTCCACGCTGACATCGCGGCCGTCCCACGGCGACAGGTTGACGAACAGCAGCGCCCGGCGCGCATTCGCGCCAAGCCCGACGATGGCGGTGACGTTTTCCACGATGCCCTGATCGCGCAGCGGCTGGATCATCGCCTCGACCTTCCGGGTCGCCGCGTCGGTATATTCCAGGTTCGACCCCTGGGGCGCGTTCAGAATGATGCGGAAGCTGCCGCGATCCTCGTCCGGGGTCAGCTGGCGCGGCAGCGCCTGATAGACGGACACCGCCCCCGCGACCAGGAAGGCCGTGCCCGCCAGAATTACCACGGGCCGCGCGATCAGCACCCGCAGGATGCGGTCATAGCCGCGTTCCAGCCAGACGATGGCCCGGTTCATTGTGCGGGTCAGCAGGTTCGGACGATCCTCTCGCGGCATCACCCGCGCGGCCAGCACCGGTGACAGGGTCAGCGCGACAAGGCCCGACACGGCCACCGCAATGGCCAGCACGATGCCGAATTCCGCGAACAGCTGGCCCAGTTCCCCGTCCATGAAACTGACCGGGACAAAGACCGCGATCAGCACGGCGGTGGTGGCGATGACGGCAAAGCTGACCTGCCCCGCGCCCTGCCGCGCGGCCTCTGCCCGCGACTTGCCCATGGCGCGGTGGCGCTGAATGTTCTCAAGCACGACGATGGCGTCGTCGACGACCAGGCCGATCGCCAGGATCAACGCAAACAGCGTCAGGATGTTGATCGTGAACCCCAGGGCCAGCATCCCCAATGCGGCGCCCAAGGCCGATACCGGGATGGTCACGATGGGCACCAGCGACAGCCGCAGCGACCCCAGGAACAGGAAGATCACCGCCGTGACCAGGGCCACCGCTTCGAGGAACACCTTGAGGACCTGTTCGATCGAGCTTTCGATGAACACCGCCTCGTCCGTGGTGATGGTCAGCGCCATGCCGTCGGGCAGGGTGTCGCGGATGCGGTCCAGTTCCGCACGGACGGCGGTCGAGATGGCGACGGTGTTCGACTGCGCCTGCGGCTGGACGCCCAGGCCCAGGGCCACGGTGCCGTTGGCGCGATAGATGGTCGTGGTGTCCTCGGCCCCCTCCTCGATCCGCGCGACGTCGCCAAGGCGCAGGGGGCGCCCGCCCTCGTCGCGCAGCACGACCTGGCGGAACACGTCGGCCGAGGTAAAGCGCGTCTGCGCCAGCACCTGCAGCTGGCGGGCGCTCGTCTCGATCTGGCCCGCGGGCAGTTCGACGTTGTTGGCCTGCAGCGCGCCGATGATGTCGCTGGTGGTGATGCCATAGGCGGCCATGCGCGACTGATCCAGCCAGATGCGCATCGACGGCGCGCGCTCGCCAAAGATCTGCGCATTGGCCACGCCGGGCAGGCGCGCCAGGCGATCGGTGATGAAGCGGCTGGCGTAATCGGACAGTTCCAGCGGCGTCATCGACGGGCTGGACAGGGCCAGCCGGATCACCGGGTCGCCCTCGTCGTCGTTCTTTTCCACGCGGGGCGTGTCCGCCCCGTCGGGTAGGTCGTTCAGCACCCGTTCGACGGCGGCGCGCACGTCGTTGGCGGCGCTGTCGATGTCGCGTCCCGGATCGAATGTCAGCACGCTGCGCATCCGTCCCCGGTCCGAGCTGGTGCGCATGGCGGTCACGCCGCTGACCCCGGCCAGCGCGCCCTCGATCACCGTGGCCAGCTGGTTGTCGACCACATCGGGCGCGGCGCCGGTATAGTTCACGCGGACGCTGACCTCGGCCGCCTCGACCGAGGGCAGCTCGCGGACCGGCAGGCGGGTGATGGCCACCGCCCCGATCAGCACGATCAGCAGGTTGATGACGGTTGCGAAGACCGGGCGGCGCAGGGCGAAATCAGGGACGCTCATCCGTCGGCTCCGACCAGGGGTTCGGCGGCGGCAGTCCGGTCAGGGCGCGGCGTGGCGGTGACGACGGTGCCGGCGTCGACGCGGTGCAGGTTCGACACGATGATCTGGGTGCCCAGGTCCAGACCCGCCAGGACCTCGACCAGTCCGTCGGACTGCTGGCCCACCTGGATGTCGGCCCAGGCCGCCTCGTTCCCCTGCACGATCAGTACGCGCTGGACATCGCCCTCGACGCTCAGCGCGGATTCGGGGACCGCGGGGCGTTCGCGCTGATCCAGGACCAGCTCGACCTGCAGGAACATCCCGCCGG is a window from the Paracoccus marcusii genome containing:
- a CDS encoding efflux RND transporter permease subunit, whose amino-acid sequence is MSVPDFALRRPVFATVINLLIVLIGAVAITRLPVRELPSVEAAEVSVRVNYTGAAPDVVDNQLATVIEGALAGVSGVTAMRTSSDRGRMRSVLTFDPGRDIDSAANDVRAAVERVLNDLPDGADTPRVEKNDDEGDPVIRLALSSPSMTPLELSDYASRFITDRLARLPGVANAQIFGERAPSMRIWLDQSRMAAYGITTSDIIGALQANNVELPAGQIETSARQLQVLAQTRFTSADVFRQVVLRDEGGRPLRLGDVARIEEGAEDTTTIYRANGTVALGLGVQPQAQSNTVAISTAVRAELDRIRDTLPDGMALTITTDEAVFIESSIEQVLKVFLEAVALVTAVIFLFLGSLRLSLVPIVTIPVSALGAALGMLALGFTINILTLFALILAIGLVVDDAIVVLENIQRHRAMGKSRAEAARQGAGQVSFAVIATTAVLIAVFVPVSFMDGELGQLFAEFGIVLAIAVAVSGLVALTLSPVLAARVMPREDRPNLLTRTMNRAIVWLERGYDRILRVLIARPVVILAGTAFLVAGAVSVYQALPRQLTPDEDRGSFRIILNAPQGSNLEYTDAATRKVEAMIQPLRDQGIVENVTAIVGLGANARRALLFVNLSPWDGRDVSVEEVMADLRPQLSAMTEVSTSIRPSGGLGLGGGSGSISWSIGGPDLDRAAAWAEDVAARLADAPGLSGIEVDYAANQPGASLDIDRTRAQDLGLDSETVAQTLQVLFASRTVGEYTSDGRQYPVILQAAPEDRDSVQDMLSVLIRNTRGDLIPLSAFADVTTGATVPSIARNDRLISVNTEADLVEGTDLARAITLVEQAAAELPAGALLVWRGQAADYQENQGGVATVFGMALLIVFLVLAAQFESFRTPLTIMLTVPLGLAGAVATLLLTGASVNIFSQVGMILLIGIMAKNGILIVEFANQLREEGRDLVTAAREGAVTRLRPVLMTTIATILGAVPLATATGAGAESRRAIGAVIVGGLSLAFVLTLLLTPVIYVLIERIGRRDVPATDPQPAE